The following proteins are encoded in a genomic region of Limosilactobacillus reuteri subsp. reuteri:
- a CDS encoding DnaD domain-containing protein has protein sequence MTDASLLQHYLQAGETNISNLLLHHYKELGMTTSQFVLYLQFKSYQDRGIMNPDVRTIAKNLGTKERQVFEQLHQMMTNHLVEQKMRKMEDGKEDAIYDFSLLINKLALLNENDQEAAVKVENTNSRVETFNQLEAEFGRPLSSMELQIVNDWLDKDNYSAIMIKLALRQAVMNSALNLQYMDRILQSWDRQDLRTERDINEHEKRFEQRKEAGQKPEKKTLKKPKIPIYKLGE, from the coding sequence ATGACAGATGCAAGCCTTTTACAGCATTACTTGCAGGCGGGAGAAACAAATATAAGCAACTTATTGCTCCATCATTATAAAGAACTGGGGATGACAACTTCTCAATTTGTCTTATATCTTCAGTTTAAATCTTACCAAGATCGGGGAATAATGAATCCGGATGTTCGCACAATTGCAAAGAACTTAGGAACAAAAGAGCGGCAGGTGTTTGAACAGCTTCACCAGATGATGACAAACCATCTTGTTGAGCAGAAGATGCGAAAAATGGAAGACGGCAAAGAAGATGCAATATATGATTTTTCGCTCCTTATCAACAAATTAGCATTGCTCAATGAGAATGACCAAGAGGCAGCGGTTAAGGTTGAAAATACTAATAGTCGGGTTGAGACATTTAATCAGCTAGAGGCCGAATTTGGCCGGCCCCTCTCATCAATGGAATTGCAAATTGTTAATGACTGGCTGGATAAAGATAATTATTCGGCAATAATGATTAAACTTGCTTTACGGCAGGCAGTAATGAATAGTGCGTTAAATCTTCAATATATGGACCGAATTCTACAAAGCTGGGATCGTCAGGACTTACGAACAGAAAGAGATATCAATGAGCATGAAAAGAGGTTTGAACAGCGAAAAGAGGCTGGACAAAAACCAGAAAAGAAGACATTGAAAAAGCCTAAAATACCGATTTATAAATTAGGCGAATAA
- the gpsB gene encoding cell division regulator GpsB, producing the protein MDNIKFTPQDILHKQFKERNIGKGYDEADVDAFLDDVIKDYDTYNKELERLNDENERLRAKVDELNRQVEVGSSMSNQTASRQPVSSATNMDILKRLSNLERRVFGSQLDGNDNNDSHLL; encoded by the coding sequence TTGGATAACATAAAATTTACTCCACAAGATATTTTGCATAAGCAATTTAAGGAGAGAAATATTGGCAAAGGCTACGATGAAGCGGATGTTGATGCTTTCTTAGATGATGTTATTAAAGACTACGACACCTATAATAAAGAACTTGAACGTTTAAATGATGAAAATGAACGTTTGAGAGCAAAGGTTGATGAATTAAATCGCCAAGTAGAAGTTGGTTCATCTATGAGTAACCAAACTGCTTCCCGTCAACCTGTATCGAGCGCTACGAATATGGATATTTTAAAGCGTCTATCTAATCTAGAACGTCGCGTATTTGGTTCACAATTAGATGGTAACGATAA
- the recU gene encoding Holliday junction resolvase RecU: MTIHYPNGQQPVQHYNTHNELPTPHQSIYAKRGMSLEDEINHSNQYYLARHIAVIHKKPTPIQLVKVDYPKRSAAVIKEAYFRRPSTTDYNGVYRGYYIDFDAKETRNKNSFPLKNFHPHQIQHMRECVAQGGICFAFIKFTELDLLYLLPASNLFKYWDQQQNGGRKSILRTDIAKEGYQIHYQLNPRLPYLNAVDKIIAAKA; encoded by the coding sequence GTGACCATTCACTATCCCAATGGTCAGCAACCTGTACAACACTATAATACACATAATGAATTACCGACACCACATCAATCTATTTATGCTAAACGTGGGATGTCGTTAGAGGATGAGATCAATCATAGTAATCAGTACTATTTAGCTCGCCACATTGCTGTTATTCATAAAAAGCCTACCCCTATTCAGCTTGTAAAAGTTGATTACCCCAAGCGGAGTGCGGCTGTTATTAAAGAAGCATATTTTCGACGTCCATCAACTACTGATTACAATGGGGTGTACCGTGGATATTACATTGATTTTGATGCTAAAGAAACACGTAATAAAAATTCTTTTCCATTAAAGAACTTTCATCCCCACCAAATTCAGCATATGCGTGAATGTGTAGCACAGGGGGGAATTTGTTTTGCTTTCATTAAATTTACGGAGCTTGACCTGCTATACCTGCTTCCCGCTTCCAACCTATTTAAATATTGGGACCAACAGCAAAACGGCGGCCGTAAATCAATTTTGCGAACTGATATCGCTAAAGAAGGCTATCAAATTCATTATCAACTCAATCCGCGTTTACCATATTTAAACGCAGTTGATAAAATAATTGCTGCAAAAGCGTAA
- a CDS encoding DUF5590 domain-containing protein, giving the protein MQSRREVQREQSRGSSMRTIRNLLIAILLILLIVWSVFAVSNQPRNSARRQTISLAEKYAHLQSPDQFYIYNRENTYYTISGKNQQNQPILVMVPQHGGKIRVLKQSSGITAARVRAMTKSNRDPREILKVAPGIFNDKIVWEVTYRNQKGNLCYDLINFKTGQYVQNINNL; this is encoded by the coding sequence ATGCAAAGTCGACGTGAAGTTCAACGTGAACAAAGTCGCGGTTCCTCAATGCGGACAATTCGTAACCTTTTGATTGCGATTTTACTAATCTTGTTAATAGTGTGGAGTGTTTTTGCAGTTAGCAATCAGCCACGAAATTCAGCGCGACGACAGACGATTTCACTTGCTGAAAAATATGCTCATCTTCAATCTCCTGACCAATTTTATATTTATAATCGAGAGAATACTTACTATACGATTAGTGGCAAGAATCAGCAAAACCAACCGATCCTGGTTATGGTTCCCCAACACGGTGGCAAGATCAGAGTTCTAAAACAATCAAGTGGGATTACTGCTGCGAGAGTACGAGCGATGACAAAATCAAATCGTGATCCGCGAGAAATTTTAAAAGTTGCTCCCGGGATATTTAATGACAAGATTGTCTGGGAAGTAACATATCGTAATCAAAAAGGGAATCTCTGCTACGATCTGATTAATTTTAAGACTGGACAATATGTTCAAAATATTAATAATCTTTAA
- the mvaD gene encoding diphosphomevalonate decarboxylase: MATAKAHTNIALVKYWGKKDQDLIIPQTDSLSLTLNEFYTTTTVNFDNHLTSDLVAIDQHILSKKEAQKVAHVLDIVRQLSGIKSFARVDSINHVPTAAGLASSASAFAALAGAASVAAGLNLSSRDLSRLARRGSGSATRSIYGGLVEWQKGTDDDSSFAQPVLENVDFPIEMLAVLVDTKKKKVSSRSGMQSSVETSPYYDAWRQVVANDMVAIKKAIKAKDIDQIGHIAEENALRMHALTFSADPGFTYFNGETLTIIKAVEDLRNQGVNCYYTMDAGPNVKVIYDRGNRNKIVEELSNIVGPERLVVSQPGPGIKIWNE; the protein is encoded by the coding sequence ATGGCAACTGCAAAAGCACATACTAACATTGCGCTTGTTAAATATTGGGGAAAGAAGGATCAAGATTTAATCATTCCACAAACTGACAGTCTCTCCCTTACACTTAATGAATTTTACACCACAACTACCGTAAATTTTGATAACCATCTTACTTCAGACTTAGTTGCCATCGATCAACATATCCTTAGTAAGAAAGAGGCCCAAAAAGTAGCTCATGTTTTAGATATTGTTCGTCAACTAAGTGGGATAAAATCTTTCGCACGGGTAGACTCAATTAATCATGTTCCAACTGCTGCTGGCCTTGCTTCTTCAGCTTCCGCCTTTGCTGCCTTAGCAGGAGCAGCCAGTGTAGCGGCCGGATTAAACCTCTCAAGCCGTGACCTATCAAGACTTGCCCGTCGTGGATCCGGTTCGGCAACTAGGTCTATTTATGGTGGACTGGTTGAATGGCAAAAAGGAACTGACGATGACTCGTCCTTTGCACAACCAGTTTTAGAAAATGTTGATTTTCCAATCGAGATGTTAGCAGTCTTAGTTGATACAAAAAAGAAAAAAGTTTCGAGTCGATCTGGAATGCAGTCCAGTGTTGAAACTTCACCCTACTATGATGCTTGGCGCCAAGTGGTAGCGAATGATATGGTTGCTATAAAGAAAGCTATCAAAGCAAAAGATATTGACCAAATCGGCCATATTGCTGAAGAAAATGCCCTTCGGATGCACGCACTTACCTTTTCAGCTGACCCCGGTTTTACCTACTTTAATGGTGAAACGCTAACCATCATTAAAGCAGTGGAAGACTTGCGCAACCAGGGAGTAAACTGCTATTATACGATGGATGCTGGTCCGAACGTTAAAGTGATTTACGACCGAGGGAACCGGAATAAAATTGTTGAAGAATTAAGCAATATCGTTGGCCCAGAACGGTTGGTGGTTTCACAACCGGGACCTGGAATAAAGATTTGGAATGAATAA
- a CDS encoding helicase C-terminal domain-containing protein: protein MTQRSSQRTKKRDKKAPIYSVVDLETTGTNVNHGDRIIQIGCVLVQDGEIINHFETKINPREKIPRSIVQLTGIEDKDVRKAPLFEDIAGTIYSLLAETTFVAHNVNFDFPFLNAELERAGYPSLSIPAIDTVTLSQILLPTAKSFRLRDLTSSLHIEHDHPHSAVSDAEATADLLNDLLKRVQELPTLTLEKITQLKLNLPQQTAGVFDAELQRRRKSPQPLSEELYVSHGIVLHKSRPITANSQREKHKYPSTKKAKEKLYGDTLRLRPVQAKMMNSIYNNYTHDEPKNMIVEAGTGVGKTLGYLFPLSYVAYPDKKIVVSTATNILQQQIIDTSIAQLNKVLPFKMNSVIIKGNAHYIDIARFVHSLSVIEDSKLVQLLKAKILVWLLSTQSGDLDELNLNSQQSPYFTEIRHQGIRSLNPVNAFYHDDFLVRREKRLHQADIIITNHAYLVAHAQELGDGTRRPYLVIDEAQHLSESILKRSRRTFNFQKLRTAVHVMSGLVNNGNDRNLTDIFAEQALGSYNVELLRGDLNAVEEAVDLFQQALYRQYMASATSNPDNELIEQPLRNDQVMSLLDISGPVMMKLEQALSSVQLHFSALSHLFSSQPDRWLLSDRYLMSQFQSQLAKLIEADQTLNEFNETLQQQGEAAAFWITIRQSSEQSALQLSGGLLEATHYLTKNVYPYFAQPLFVGATLFTSPRSPYLYHQLDLERNNTLTRRFASPYNYKQNAKLLIAEDAPVPSAQNNSDYIKYLSDTIYQLTKNADYQTMILFNSLVMIEQIYSQLRETDLFDQRDILAQGITGNRDKILKQFSGGKNSILLGASSFWEGIDLPESALELLIITRLPFDSPDEIMNRAHNKLLQQQGKNPFYHSELPKATMRLRQGIGRLLRTEDDHGVAVVLDPRLQTRRYGKTILSSLPTDLPVNSKKTADLISITQKFLRNGKEDKVN from the coding sequence GTGACACAGCGTAGTAGTCAGCGCACAAAAAAGCGTGACAAGAAAGCGCCAATCTACTCAGTTGTTGATTTAGAAACGACCGGAACGAATGTTAATCATGGTGATCGAATCATTCAAATCGGTTGTGTTCTCGTTCAAGATGGCGAAATCATAAATCACTTTGAAACAAAAATAAATCCACGAGAGAAAATTCCTCGTTCAATTGTTCAATTAACAGGAATTGAAGATAAAGACGTACGAAAAGCACCTTTATTTGAGGATATTGCTGGAACTATTTATAGCTTGCTGGCGGAAACGACCTTTGTGGCTCACAATGTTAATTTTGACTTTCCTTTTCTAAATGCAGAATTAGAGCGAGCTGGATATCCTTCATTGTCAATTCCAGCAATCGATACTGTGACCCTTAGTCAGATTCTTCTTCCTACTGCAAAGAGTTTCCGTTTACGAGACTTAACTAGTTCGTTGCACATTGAGCATGATCACCCTCATAGTGCAGTATCAGACGCTGAGGCAACAGCAGACTTACTTAATGACTTGCTAAAACGAGTTCAAGAATTACCAACGCTTACGCTTGAAAAGATTACTCAGTTGAAGCTCAACTTACCTCAACAAACAGCTGGGGTTTTTGATGCTGAGTTACAGCGTCGACGTAAATCGCCCCAGCCATTAAGTGAAGAGCTGTATGTCTCGCACGGAATTGTTCTTCATAAATCGCGGCCAATCACTGCTAATAGTCAGCGGGAAAAGCATAAATATCCTTCAACTAAAAAGGCAAAGGAAAAGCTATACGGAGATACGTTGAGACTGCGGCCTGTTCAAGCAAAAATGATGAACAGCATTTACAATAATTATACTCATGATGAACCCAAAAATATGATTGTTGAGGCTGGAACTGGAGTAGGGAAGACATTGGGCTACCTTTTTCCGCTAAGTTATGTTGCATATCCCGATAAGAAGATTGTCGTCAGCACAGCAACCAATATCCTCCAGCAACAAATTATTGATACATCAATCGCGCAACTAAACAAGGTGTTGCCTTTTAAAATGAATAGTGTGATTATCAAGGGAAACGCTCATTATATTGATATTGCACGTTTTGTTCATTCCTTAAGCGTAATTGAAGATTCGAAGCTCGTTCAGTTATTAAAAGCTAAAATTTTAGTATGGCTGCTTTCGACGCAAAGTGGGGACCTTGATGAACTTAATTTAAATTCTCAGCAGTCGCCATACTTTACTGAAATTCGTCATCAGGGTATTCGGAGCTTGAATCCAGTAAATGCCTTTTACCATGATGATTTTCTCGTTCGGCGGGAAAAACGGCTTCATCAAGCTGATATTATTATTACGAATCATGCGTATTTGGTTGCTCATGCCCAGGAATTAGGGGATGGAACTCGTCGCCCATACTTAGTAATCGATGAAGCTCAGCACTTAAGCGAAAGTATCTTAAAACGGTCCCGGCGAACATTTAATTTTCAAAAATTACGTACGGCCGTTCATGTAATGTCTGGGTTAGTTAATAATGGTAATGACCGAAATTTAACCGATATTTTCGCTGAACAGGCACTAGGCAGTTATAATGTTGAATTGCTTCGTGGCGATCTCAATGCAGTAGAAGAAGCAGTTGACCTTTTCCAACAAGCCCTTTACCGTCAATACATGGCAAGTGCCACTAGTAATCCCGACAATGAATTAATTGAACAACCATTGCGAAATGATCAGGTGATGTCTCTCTTAGATATTAGTGGACCCGTGATGATGAAGCTAGAGCAAGCATTAAGCAGTGTGCAGCTTCATTTTTCTGCCCTCAGTCATCTGTTTAGCAGTCAGCCAGACCGGTGGTTGTTAAGTGATCGTTACCTTATGAGCCAATTTCAGAGTCAGCTTGCAAAATTAATTGAGGCCGATCAGACATTAAATGAATTTAACGAAACGCTTCAACAACAAGGAGAGGCTGCTGCTTTTTGGATTACTATTCGCCAATCAAGTGAACAAAGTGCCTTACAGCTTAGTGGGGGGCTATTGGAAGCAACCCATTACCTCACAAAGAATGTTTATCCATATTTTGCTCAACCATTATTTGTGGGAGCGACATTGTTTACATCGCCACGATCGCCGTATCTTTACCACCAATTAGATTTAGAGCGCAATAATACTTTAACGCGTCGATTCGCATCTCCATACAATTACAAACAGAATGCTAAATTATTGATTGCAGAAGATGCCCCAGTACCGAGCGCGCAAAATAACAGTGATTACATTAAATACCTCAGTGACACGATTTACCAATTAACGAAGAATGCTGATTATCAGACAATGATTTTATTCAACTCATTGGTGATGATTGAGCAGATATATAGCCAACTTCGTGAAACGGATCTATTTGATCAGCGAGATATTTTAGCCCAAGGAATTACGGGTAATCGTGATAAAATCTTAAAACAGTTTAGTGGTGGAAAAAATTCGATCCTTCTTGGTGCTTCTAGTTTTTGGGAAGGGATAGATTTACCAGAGTCCGCTCTTGAACTCTTAATTATTACGCGCTTACCGTTCGATTCGCCTGATGAAATAATGAATCGTGCTCATAATAAGTTACTTCAGCAGCAGGGGAAAAATCCGTTCTATCATTCAGAATTGCCAAAAGCAACGATGCGGTTACGTCAGGGGATTGGACGATTATTACGGACAGAAGATGATCATGGGGTGGCAGTAGTTCTTGATCCACGACTACAGACAAGACGGTATGGGAAGACGATTTTGAGTAGTCTGCCCACTGATTTACCGGTTAATAGCAAAAAAACTGCTGACTTGATTTCAATTACTCAGAAGTTTTTACGAAATGGTAAAGAGGACAAAGTTAATTAA
- the mvk gene encoding mevalonate kinase: MVKQQGIGTSHAKIILMGEHSVVYGQPAIALPLPSVQLSVTLSSRQDNQRIIKSRYYHGSLENLPSSMIGIKKLIDTLSARFNDQETGWDLKIESQLPAERGMGSSAASAIAIIRAFFDYYDEPLDRTLLLQLADVEEQITHRSPSGLDAATVSSDKPLFYVKGRIGVPIEMNLDASLVIADTGKKGATKEAILAVKDELKNNNEKAEEHIKHLGELVNQTKGYLAQNDIVKLGDALNFAQTDLAALNVSDPALDHLIHVARDNGALGAKLTGGGRGGCMIALMQTAMGARRLASILKENGAHDIWLQPLDKRGNN; encoded by the coding sequence ATGGTGAAACAACAAGGGATTGGTACTAGCCATGCGAAAATCATTTTAATGGGAGAACATAGCGTAGTATACGGTCAACCGGCAATAGCCTTACCATTGCCAAGCGTTCAATTATCAGTTACGCTCAGCAGTCGCCAAGATAACCAGCGAATTATTAAAAGCCGTTATTATCATGGTAGTTTAGAAAATTTACCTTCTTCCATGATTGGAATTAAAAAATTAATTGACACTTTATCTGCAAGGTTTAATGACCAAGAAACTGGTTGGGACTTAAAAATTGAAAGTCAATTACCTGCAGAACGAGGAATGGGGTCGTCTGCTGCCAGCGCGATTGCAATTATTCGGGCATTCTTTGACTATTATGATGAACCGCTTGATCGAACATTATTGCTTCAGCTTGCAGATGTTGAGGAACAAATTACACATCGTAGTCCATCCGGTTTAGACGCTGCTACTGTCAGTTCAGATAAACCGCTTTTTTATGTTAAGGGGCGGATTGGGGTACCAATTGAAATGAACCTTGATGCCTCTTTAGTAATTGCTGATACCGGAAAAAAGGGTGCTACTAAGGAAGCTATTTTAGCAGTTAAAGATGAATTAAAAAACAACAACGAAAAAGCTGAGGAACATATTAAGCACCTCGGTGAATTAGTAAACCAAACAAAAGGCTATCTTGCGCAAAATGACATTGTAAAATTAGGCGACGCGCTTAACTTTGCGCAAACTGATTTAGCTGCTCTTAACGTGTCAGACCCGGCATTAGATCACCTTATTCATGTTGCACGTGACAATGGTGCTCTCGGTGCTAAATTAACTGGCGGTGGTCGTGGCGGTTGCATGATCGCTTTAATGCAAACAGCTATGGGGGCTCGCCGCCTTGCAAGCATTCTAAAAGAGAACGGTGCGCATGATATTTGGCTCCAACCACTTGATAAGCGAGGTAATAACTAA
- a CDS encoding DUF1273 domain-containing protein has product MKRVWVTGYRSYELNIFKDNDPKVQVIKEVLKNYLRAQLELNDDEFWVITGPQMGTERWGLEAALELQADFPQLKTALMFPFAEFGKQWNENNQLKLTSITQQVDFFANVSDKPYQSPQQLRNYQQFMLTHTDEAFLLYDPEYQGKTKYDYEIIQKYKEESEYSMTFVDFDELQEEAEEWAERQREKDEF; this is encoded by the coding sequence ATGAAGAGAGTGTGGGTTACTGGTTATCGAAGTTACGAACTAAATATATTTAAGGATAATGATCCCAAAGTTCAAGTAATAAAAGAGGTTCTTAAAAATTATTTAAGGGCCCAATTGGAATTAAATGATGATGAATTCTGGGTAATAACTGGCCCACAAATGGGAACGGAAAGATGGGGACTCGAAGCTGCCTTAGAACTCCAAGCTGATTTTCCGCAATTAAAAACGGCTTTAATGTTTCCCTTTGCAGAATTTGGTAAGCAATGGAATGAAAATAACCAGTTAAAGCTGACGAGTATTACTCAGCAAGTTGATTTTTTTGCTAATGTTTCAGATAAACCTTATCAATCCCCGCAACAATTGAGAAATTATCAGCAGTTTATGCTTACACATACTGATGAAGCTTTTCTTCTTTACGACCCAGAGTATCAAGGAAAAACTAAGTATGATTATGAGATAATTCAAAAATATAAAGAAGAAAGTGAATATTCAATGACTTTTGTTGATTTTGATGAACTTCAAGAAGAGGCAGAAGAATGGGCTGAGCGTCAAAGGGAAAAAGATGAATTTTAA
- a CDS encoding PBP1A family penicillin-binding protein, producing MSNDNQSTRSERHNNNDNQQRNVGGLIKKILLWVAGIVVLLMVASAALFFYYASSAPKISRSDLTSQSITTIYDDQNRVISRLGAQKREYAKDNQIPKQLKNAVVSIEDRRFYKHHGVDTIRILGAATSNVFGRSAGMQGGSTLTQQLVKLSVFSTAASDRTLKRKAQEAWLAINVEQHFSKSQILDFYINKVYMGNGIYGMQTAAQYYYGKDLNDLDLSQLALLAGMPQSPTYYNPLVSNTKYATQRRNEVLNAMVRSNYITQSQANQAASESVTAGLDPDHGNISGSGTAVDSKVVDPYVKQVLADLQAQGYNPYSDGLKVHTNLDLDAQQHLYDAANKNVQFQNDKMQAGVAVTDPHNGQIIAMLGGRHTGNVVYGLNRAVQSNRSSGSTAKPLMDYGPAIEYLQWPTFKSIADTRFVFPGTNTVLHDFDKKYKGNMTMREALVQSRNVPAIRALQAVGIKRATSFLDGLGISQKQPYTLQNGIALYISPLQVSAAYAAFANGGTYYKPYYISSITTQDGAAKQFNPKGKRAMNKATAYMITDMLKGVFTDSQGSATDARLDGVNQAGKTGTTNYPGNSSQSGVMDSWMAGYTKNYSIAVWTGYDHPLEPGGSISEQYVKSAQLLYKDLMQYLDSQNHASDWTMPDTVEAVRVKGKRQLVIRDSKWAFDYTEDTSDDRDSSSTSSSSESSSSSSSSSSVSNSSSESRTEERNNAPTESSSSSAPASSSSSAPAQSSSSSLAPATQPSTANP from the coding sequence ATGTCAAATGATAATCAGTCAACGCGTAGTGAGCGTCATAATAACAATGACAATCAACAGCGCAATGTTGGCGGCTTAATAAAGAAAATCTTGCTATGGGTAGCAGGAATCGTCGTTCTATTAATGGTGGCATCTGCAGCTTTATTTTTCTACTATGCCTCAAGCGCTCCTAAGATTAGTAGAAGCGACTTAACAAGTCAGAGTATTACGACTATTTACGATGATCAAAATCGAGTAATTTCTCGTTTAGGAGCACAGAAACGAGAATATGCCAAGGATAATCAAATTCCAAAGCAGTTAAAAAATGCTGTTGTTTCAATTGAGGATCGCCGCTTCTACAAGCACCATGGTGTTGATACAATTCGAATTCTTGGAGCAGCCACTTCTAATGTTTTTGGTCGTTCAGCCGGGATGCAGGGGGGAAGTACGCTGACTCAACAGTTAGTTAAATTATCCGTTTTCTCAACAGCGGCCTCTGATCGAACATTAAAACGAAAAGCCCAAGAAGCTTGGCTTGCTATTAATGTTGAGCAGCATTTTAGCAAGAGTCAGATTCTTGATTTTTACATCAACAAGGTTTACATGGGCAATGGAATTTATGGAATGCAAACCGCAGCTCAGTACTACTACGGTAAAGATTTAAACGATCTTGATCTTTCCCAATTAGCCCTTCTCGCCGGAATGCCACAATCTCCTACTTACTATAATCCACTTGTAAGCAACACAAAGTATGCAACGCAACGGCGAAATGAAGTATTGAATGCGATGGTTCGCAGCAATTACATTACCCAATCCCAGGCTAACCAAGCAGCAAGTGAAAGCGTTACTGCTGGTTTAGATCCTGATCACGGTAATATTTCAGGAAGTGGAACTGCTGTCGATTCTAAGGTTGTTGACCCTTATGTAAAACAGGTTCTTGCTGATTTACAAGCACAAGGATACAATCCTTATAGTGATGGGTTAAAGGTTCATACCAATCTTGACCTTGATGCGCAACAACATCTTTACGACGCTGCAAACAAAAACGTTCAGTTCCAAAATGACAAGATGCAAGCCGGAGTTGCTGTTACCGATCCCCATAACGGGCAAATCATTGCCATGCTTGGTGGCCGTCACACAGGAAATGTTGTGTATGGCCTTAACCGGGCTGTGCAAAGTAACCGTAGTTCTGGGTCAACCGCAAAGCCATTAATGGATTATGGTCCGGCTATCGAATACTTGCAATGGCCAACTTTCAAATCAATTGCTGATACGCGGTTTGTCTTTCCTGGTACCAATACTGTCCTTCATGATTTTGATAAAAAGTACAAGGGCAATATGACAATGCGTGAGGCTTTAGTTCAATCACGGAATGTTCCTGCTATTCGCGCATTGCAAGCCGTTGGGATTAAGCGTGCTACTTCTTTCCTTGATGGATTAGGAATTTCGCAAAAACAACCATATACTTTACAAAACGGGATTGCTTTGTATATCTCTCCACTTCAAGTTTCTGCTGCATATGCGGCCTTTGCTAATGGTGGTACTTACTACAAGCCTTACTACATTAGCTCGATTACTACTCAAGATGGTGCAGCAAAACAATTCAATCCTAAAGGTAAACGCGCAATGAATAAGGCTACTGCCTACATGATCACTGATATGCTTAAAGGAGTTTTCACAGACTCACAAGGAAGCGCAACTGACGCTCGACTTGACGGTGTTAACCAAGCTGGTAAGACAGGGACGACAAACTACCCGGGAAATTCTAGCCAGTCTGGCGTAATGGATTCCTGGATGGCCGGTTATACTAAGAATTACTCAATTGCAGTTTGGACTGGTTATGACCACCCACTCGAACCTGGTGGCAGTATTTCAGAACAATATGTAAAGTCAGCGCAATTACTTTACAAGGACTTAATGCAATACCTTGACAGCCAAAATCACGCATCTGATTGGACGATGCCAGACACTGTTGAAGCTGTTCGAGTTAAAGGTAAACGTCAGCTTGTAATTCGTGATTCAAAATGGGCATTCGATTATACTGAAGATACATCGGATGATCGTGATAGCAGTTCCACTTCTAGCTCAAGCGAATCATCATCGTCTTCATCTTCTTCCAGTTCTGTTTCAAATAGTAGCAGCGAAAGTCGTACAGAAGAACGAAACAATGCCCCAACTGAATCTTCATCAAGTAGTGCTCCGGCTAGTTCAAGTTCATCTGCACCCGCACAAAGCTCAAGTTCTAGCCTTGCCCCTGCTACGCAACCTAGCACAGCCAACCCATGA
- a CDS encoding DMT family transporter, which produces MEKSSSQVMKGIIWAAVASAMWGISGTVLQLISQNLAIPATWMLSMRTFSAGVILLVISVFLYGKKIFNVFKTRATAISVISYAILGLMANLLTFYYAIQTGNASAATILQYLSPLFIVLGGIVFMHRRPFRSDIIAFVVALIGVALCITRGNFTQLALPFVSLLWGLGSGITAAFYVVLPQRAADENPPIVVLGWGTMIAGVLFNLYRPFWVNPPHITTTLVASVATVVLFGTILPFGILLHATRYAPSDVVSIMDAVQPITTSILSVIFFKLNLNWAEILGIILVIIAVYILQNGRRKHTIHY; this is translated from the coding sequence ATGGAAAAATCTTCTTCTCAAGTAATGAAGGGAATTATATGGGCAGCGGTTGCCTCTGCTATGTGGGGAATATCCGGAACCGTTTTGCAACTTATCTCACAAAATTTAGCAATTCCTGCTACGTGGATGCTCTCAATGCGGACTTTTTCAGCAGGAGTGATTTTATTAGTAATTAGTGTATTTTTATATGGAAAAAAGATTTTTAACGTATTTAAGACACGAGCAACAGCTATTTCAGTTATTAGTTATGCTATTTTAGGATTGATGGCAAACCTGCTTACGTTCTATTATGCTATTCAAACAGGAAATGCCTCAGCAGCAACAATTCTTCAGTATCTTTCCCCACTTTTTATTGTGTTAGGTGGAATTGTTTTTATGCATCGTCGTCCGTTCAGGAGTGACATTATTGCGTTTGTTGTTGCTTTGATTGGGGTAGCATTATGTATCACGCGTGGTAACTTTACTCAATTAGCTTTACCATTTGTATCCCTTCTCTGGGGGTTGGGATCTGGAATTACAGCTGCGTTCTATGTTGTTCTTCCACAACGAGCTGCTGATGAGAATCCGCCAATTGTTGTCCTCGGCTGGGGGACGATGATTGCCGGAGTCTTATTTAACCTCTACCGGCCATTCTGGGTCAATCCACCACATATTACTACCACATTAGTAGCATCAGTTGCGACAGTGGTATTATTCGGAACGATTTTACCATTTGGAATTTTGCTTCATGCAACTAGGTATGCCCCTTCTGATGTAGTTAGTATCATGGATGCCGTTCAACCAATTACAACTTCGATTTTAAGTGTAATCTTCTTTAAATTGAACTTGAATTGGGCAGAAATTTTAGGAATTATTTTAGTAATTATTGCCGTCTATATTCTACAAAATGGTCGGCGAAAACATACAATTCATTATTAA